A genome region from Megalobrama amblycephala isolate DHTTF-2021 linkage group LG16, ASM1881202v1, whole genome shotgun sequence includes the following:
- the dyrk1ab gene encoding dual-specificity tyrosine-(Y)-phosphorylation regulated kinase 1A, b, whose amino-acid sequence MAAPMPHSHQQYSDCHQQSTDQSVTVLPYSDQTQALTASQRHMPQCFRDPTLAPLRKLSIDLIKTYKHINEVYYAKKKRRHQQGQGEDSSHKKERKVFNDGYDDENYDYIVKNGEKWMDRYEIDSLIGKGSFGQVVKAYDRAEQEWVAIKIIKNKKAFLNQAQIEVRLLELMNKHDTEMKYYIVHLKRHFMFRNHLCLVFEMLSYNLYDLLRNTNFRGVSLNLTRKFAQQLCTALLFLATPELSIIHCDLKPENILLCNPKRSAIKIVDFGSSCQLGQRIYQYIQSRFYRSPEVLLGMPYDLAIDMWSLGCILVEMHTGEPLFSGANEVDQMNKIVEVLGIPPNHIMDLAPKARKFFEKLSDGTWSIKKTKDGKRYKPPASRKLHAILGVECGGPGGRRAGESGHAVADYLKFKDLILRMLDYDPKTRIQPYYALQHSFFKKTTDEGTNTSSSVSTSPALEQSQSSGTTSSTSSSSGGSSGTSTSGRARSDPTHHHRHSGGHFGTAMPAIDCDNLCPQARQPYHPPVVWPGIVGPEPVTVETHPVQETTFHVPPQHPKALHPHHHHHHHGQVIATRPRPRLYNSPTNSASTQDSMEVVHGHLSMTSLSSSASSSSTSSSSTGNQGNQAYQLRQLPANTLDFSQNGSMSMSMGLGAFSNPRQETGMAGHPTYPVATNTGPGHFIAEGHLGMRQGIDREDSPMTGVCVQQSSMASS is encoded by the exons ATGGCTGCTCCCATGCCTCATTCGCACCAGCAGTACAGTGACTGTCACCAGCAGAGTACAGACCAGTCTGTCACTGTACTGCCATACAGTGATCAGACACAAGCACTCACTGCCAGCCAG AGGCACATGCCCCAGTGCTTTCGTGACCCCACTTTAGCTCCTTTGAGGAAGCTCTCCATAGACCTGATCAAAACCTACAAACACATCAATGAG GTGTATTATGCAAAAAAGAAACGACGGCATCAACAGGGTCAAGGTGAGGACTCCAGccacaagaaagaaagaaaagtctTTAATGATGGCTATGATGATGAGAACTACGACTACATCGTCAAGAATGGGGAAAAATGGATGGACCGCTATGAAATTGACTCTTTAATTGGAAAAGGGTCATTTGGACAG GTTGTAAAAGCTTACGACCGAGCTGAGCAAGAGTGGGTAGCAATTAAGATCATCAAGAACAAGAAGGCCTTTCTGAATCAAGCTCAAATTGAAGTACGGCTTCTCGAGCTCATGAACAAACATGACACAGAGATGAAATACTATATAG tacACTTGAAACGGCACTTCATGTTCCGGAATCATCTTTGCTTagtatttgaaatgttgtcaTACAATCTATATGACTTGTTACGAAATACGAACTTCAGAGGTGTCTCTTTGAATCTGACACGGAAGTTTGCCCAGCAGTTGTGTACAGCACTTCTGTTTCTTGCTACACCTGAGCTCAGCATCATCCACTGTGACCTAAAGCCAGAGAACATCCTGCTATGTAACCCCAAGAGAAGTGCCATCAAAATAGTGGACTTTGGGAGCTCCTGCCAACTGGGACAAAGG ATATATCAGTACATCCAGAGTCGATTCTACCGCTCCCCTGAAGTGTTATTGGGAATGCCATATGACCTGGCCATAGACATGTGGTCTCTGGGATGTATTCTGGTGGAAATGCATACAGGAGAACCTCTCTTTAGTGGAGCAAATGAG GTGGACCAAATGAACAAAATTGTTGAAGTACTTGGGATCCCACCCAATCACATTATGGACCTAGCACCAAAAGCCAGGAAGTTTTTTGAGAAGTTGTCAGATGGCACATGGAGTATTAAGAAGACCAAAGATGGGAAAAGG TACAAACCTCCGGCATCTCGAAAGCTCCATGCCATCTTGGGAGTGGAATGTGGTGGACCAGGCGGTCGTCGGGCAGGAGAATCCGGCCACGCAGTAGCTGACTACTTGAAGTTCAAGGACCTCATTCTCAGAATGCTAGACTATGACCCCAAGACGCGAATTCAGCCCTACTATGCCCTCCAGCACAGTTTCTTCAAGAAGACGACGGATGAAGGAACCAATACAAGCAGTAGTGTGTCAACAAGTCCTGCACTTGAGCAGTCGCAGTCATCAGGGACCACTTCTAGTACATCCTCAAGCTCAG GAGGATCGTCTGGAACAAGCACCAGTGGCAGAGCAAGATCCGATCCAACTCACCACCATCGGCACAGCGGTGGGCATTTTGGCACAGCCATGCCAGCCATAGACTGTGACAACCTTTGCCCTCAG GCGAGACAGCCTTATCATCCCCCTGTAGTATGGCCTGGAATCGTAGGACCAGAACCTGTCACTGTAGAGACTCATCCAGTCCAGGAAACCACTTTTCATGTGCCTCCCCAGCATCCCAAGGCATTGCACCcccatcaccatcatcaccatcatggACAGGTCATAGCAACGCGACCACGGCCACGACTCTACAACTCGCCCACCAACAGCGCCTCCACCCAGGATTCCATGGAGGTGGTGCACGGTCATCTGTCCATGACATCCCTGTCTTCCTCTGCATCCTCTTCCTCCACATCTTCCTCTTCCACAGGAAACCAAGGCAACCAGGCTTACCAGCTCCGCCAGCTTCCTGCCAACACCCTGGACTTTAGCCAAAATGGAAGTATGAGTATGAGTATGGGTTTGGGTGCCTTCTCAAATCCTCGCCAAGAGACTGGTATGGCTGGACATCCCACGTACCCTGTTGCCACAAACACAGGACCTGGTCACTTTATAGCAGAGGGACACCTGGGCATGAGACAAGGCATTGATAGGGAAGATTCTCCAATGACTGGAGTCTGTGTTCAGCAGAGCTCGATGGCCAGCTCGTGA